caaccctcagtttgttctcagtttttaagagtctcttatcttttggctccctccctctctaaccttttttttttcccttcccctcccccatggtcttctggtaagtttctcaggatccacataagagtgaaaacatacggtatctgtctctgtatgacttatttcacttagcataacactcttttcacttagcctaatactctccagttccatccatgttaccaCAAAAAggcatatttcgttctttctcattgccacgtagtattccattgtgtatacaaaccataatttctttatcctttcatcagttggtggacatttaaaggctctttccataatttggctattgttgaaagtgctgctataaacattggggtacaagtgcccctgtgcatcagcaNNNNNNNNNNNNNNNNNNNNNNNNNNNNNNNNNNNNNNNNNNNNNNNNNNNNNNNNNNNNNNNNNNNNNNNNNNNNNNNNNNNNNNNNNNNNNNNNNNAAACAGCAACCATAAATAAGGCTGTAATGAGCTACTTGAGGACAAGGATGAGGCTAGCTAACAAGGCTAGGACTAGAGTCCCCAACTCACCTGGTTTTGCCCATACTGTCCCCGCCTTTATGCCCCTGAAAGCCCCACATCCTGTGAAAGCATTCGATCCTAGGTATATCTGGGTACTGGTCAATCCCCACCTGCTTTGCTTCTGCCTGGCCATGTGCCAGAGAAAACCCCAGGCATCGGCTATGCAAGGGTCTTTGATTGAACTGAGATACACAGGTGGGGTTGGGTGCTACAGGCGACCGATATGCCTATGGGAGTCTTGAATCCGAGTTCTGTCGGGAAACCTACCTGGGCCCTGGGATCTACCATATTTGTCCCAGTGAACATATCAGCATCATGCCCCTCACCTCAGAGATACTCGCAATCCTCATACAATCTAAGGGCAAAGACTGGGGAGGGAAAACTGCTGTGACCCTAGCCACCCCAGCAGAAGGTCATCACACGATGGATGCCATGATCACTGAAACAAGAACGATGCTGCTGATGTGTCCACCTTCCTCTCGTTGGAAAATGTTTCTGTGAGTTATTCTCAAATAGGAAACCATTAAACACATATTTCTAACGATTCCTAACATTTAGGAAACAACTTCCTCATTTATGATTCCCCAGCGACTACGGAAAACTATGTAAACACCAACAAGGAAAGTCCTGCCCATTGGTCTAAAATTCGGGGTCCAGCGCATAAAAGCCCCAGAACCGGAGAAGGCACCAGAATCTGACAACCTCACCTCCAGACAGGACCTGCCCACCTTCCACCACTAACACCATGACCCATTCGTGCTGCTCCTCTTGCTGCCACCCTACGTGCTGCAGGACCACCTGCTGCCGGACCACCTGCTGCCAGCCCACATGCTGTAGGTCCAGCGGCTGTGGGTCCGGCTGCTGCCAGCCTTGCTGCCGCCCAACTTGCTGTCGGACCACCTGTTGCCTGCCCTGCTGCTGTGGGTCCAGCGGCTGTGGACACAACTGCGGTGGGTCTAGTGGCTGTGGGTCGAGCTGCTGCCAGCCTTGCTGCCGCCCAACTTGCTGTCACACCACCTGCTGCAGGACCACCTGCTGTAGGAccacctgctgccagcccagctgCTGTGGGTCCAGCGGCTGTGGACACAACTGCTGTGGGTCTAGCGGCTGTGGGTCGAGCTGCTGCCAGCCTTGCTGCCGCCCAACTTGCTGTCACACCACCTGCTGCCGGAccacctgctgccagcccagctgTTGTGGGTCCAGCGGCTGTGGGTCCAGCGGCTGTGGACAAAACTGCTGTGGGTCCCACTACTGCCAGGCAGTTTGCTGTACCCCCGTGTACTGCACGAGAACCTGCTACCACCCCACCTGCTGCTGCCTGCCTGGGTGCCTAGCCCAGGGCTCTGGATCCTGCGGCCAGCCTTCCTGCTGCTGATTGCCTCGCCAAGAACCACCATCTGACTTGCCACTTGGGAACTGGTCACCGCCAAGCGTTGCGGAAAGCCAGCCCGCAATCCCCAACATCTCGGTTAGTCGCCTGCCTGTCTACCATCTTGTGAACCGGCCTGGTGAAGTTGTGGGCCGCTTCTCCCTGATTcgcttcttctttccttcctctgggtCATGTGCCAGCTTCACCCATCCTGATACAGAGTGAGGATCTCTGTTTGGTCTCCATAGTCAAGAACTTTATCCTGTCCCTCTAAATACGTCAGCGAAACAACTCCTCAGGAATGACCTATAACTCGTGGAAACTGCTGAAAGCCCACACGGGTATGTTTCCTTTCTCGGTGTACTCGTGAAGCTTGTACGCCTCTTGCTGCCTGTCATGTTCCCTTTCAATGTCTCCCTAGACGCGGGGAGTCTCACCTGTATCTCTTAATAAATCCCAATCATTTGGAATCCCGTATTGTCTATGTGTTTTTGTACCCTGTTTCCAATGCGAGGTTTTGTACGTACATCTTACATCACATGCAGTGTCCGTGTGGAGCCATACACAGTCCTCCACAAGTCATTATGCGCATTTTCAGCTGAGGAGATTTCACGGTGGAATGTCCCACAGCTGACATGGACACACTCGGATCCAAGACTGTGGTTCGGGCGCTTGCTGAAGCGCACTTACGTTCAGATCTCCAGACGTGGTAGCACACACCCTTAGTCTCAGCACCAGCAACATGTCCGTCCGAGGCCTTCTTTGACCGCACAAGTGTTATTCTCCTGTACAGGCGGGCCATCACTGGCACTACGTTGTAGACATCAGTGTCCTACAACTCAGCCACAGCAGCCATAGGTGAGGACAGCGGGACCTGCCCTTTAGAGCCCTGGGGAACACAGGATGCTCCTGTTGCCTTGGGTGGCATCCAGCCCCTCAGCACTCTTCTGCCTCACATACAGGTGAGCCTGCGGTGTCCTCGTGAGCAACAGAGGCAGCTGAACACGCTTGTGTTTGGGTCGTGCATATCACATTCTTGTTTGGCCTCCTCGTCCCCAGGACCTAATGGTATAGCAAAATGGCATCATGTGATTTTCTGCCAAACCTATGTATCTCCCCTCCCGTGAGGCAGTTTGTCACGGTGATCAAAATGTTGCCCAGAGAGTTGATGAAGCATGGTGTCAGGGCCAGAGAGATCGTGCAATGGGCATGTAGGACTTTGAGTAATCCATGCGCTCTGAACCATCTAAGGAAACAGAATAAGCTCTGGTATATTGTGGAGGAAGTGTGAGCAaacgagggggggggggggaaacgaTGCCTGCTCCGTGGGGGTGAGTTGaatgtgaggaagaaaaaagagacaacaaCGTGTGCATTCCTAGGAGTCAAGGACGCAGGCTGGTGCTCCTGGTCCAGAGGCACTGGTGCCGCGTCAGCACTCAGGGCTGTGAGGCCGATTCAGGCTCCGAGACGAATAGGAGACAGGGCCCCGGGTCACTTCCTGGGAGCAGCGGAGGGACCTCTGATGAGCTTCGAAGGCCCCTATGCAGGACGCATGCCACCATTGGAGACTAGGTACCCAGGATGCTCTGGAGAGACTGCCAAGGCCAAACGTGCCTACCGCTGCTGGTTCTCAAGAG
The sequence above is drawn from the Lynx canadensis isolate LIC74 chromosome E1, mLynCan4.pri.v2, whole genome shotgun sequence genome and encodes:
- the LOC115501329 gene encoding keratin-associated protein 9-2, producing the protein MTHSCCSSCCHPTCCRTTCCRTTCCQPTCCRSSGCGSGCCQPCCRPTCCRTTCCLPCCCGSSGCGHNCGGSSGCGSSCCQPCCRPTCCHTTCCRTTCCRTTCCQPSCCGSSGCGHNCCGSSGCGSSCCQPCCRPTCCHTTCCRTTCCQPSCCGSSGCGSSGCGQNCCGSHYCQAVCCTPVYCTRTCYHPTCCCLPGCLAQGSGSCGQPSCC